From a single Intestinibaculum porci genomic region:
- a CDS encoding iron chaperone, with translation MWTCPKCGRTFKHENQSHYCGEVHTIKEYIETFDEEQRAYLSEVYDILKSVLPDTTEKISWRMPTFYKHHNLIHFAGFKKHIGLYPGADGVAAFASQCEEKGFKYSKGAIQIPYQKPLPKAFIMDLAKWCLENYQ, from the coding sequence GAAAATCAGTCTCACTATTGTGGTGAGGTTCACACGATCAAAGAATATATTGAGACTTTTGATGAAGAGCAGCGGGCCTATCTCAGTGAGGTGTATGACATTTTGAAAAGTGTTTTACCAGATACAACGGAAAAGATCAGCTGGCGGATGCCTACTTTTTATAAGCACCATAATCTCATCCACTTTGCGGGATTTAAGAAGCATATTGGTCTTTATCCCGGCGCTGATGGCGTGGCCGCCTTTGCCTCTCAATGCGAAGAAAAAGGTTTTAAGTATTCAAAAGGAGCGATTCAGATTCCTTATCAAAAACCGCTTCCAAAAGCGTTTATCATGGATCTGGCAAAGTGGTGTTTAGAAAATTATCAGTAA
- a CDS encoding alanine/glycine:cation symporter family protein — MGNTITQILNQIDGLVWGVPLMALILVGGILLTIRLGFLQIRKLPLALKWMIQSEEEGDGEVSSFAALCTALSATIGTGNIVGVATAVTAGGPGAVFWINLAAIFGMATKYAEGLLAIKFRTVDADGHALGGPFYYIEKGMGKQFKFLAKIFAFFGVCVGLFGSGTFTQVNGISSAVNNFFDPHNAHLVHIPGLGSYSISVVIASLVLTLCVALVLVGGLQRIANVSLIVVPFMAILYAGCVIVLMMTNATALPAAIREIVVGAFNPRAVTGGAIGSMIIVMQKGIARGIFSNEAGLGSAPIAAAAAKTKEPVRQGLVSMTGTFIDTIVICTMTGISIVLTGAWKVKGLEGVAVTTYAFTKGLPFSASVASCLLMLCLVFFAFTTILGWNYYAERCLEYLTNNSKLALNVFKAFYILNVFIGPYMSISAVWTIADIFNGLMAIPNMIAVISLNGVIVAETKRFFASYRSAAIEEYES, encoded by the coding sequence ATGGGGAACACAATTACACAAATCCTCAATCAGATCGATGGTCTGGTATGGGGCGTACCGCTCATGGCGTTGATTCTTGTCGGCGGGATTCTATTGACGATTCGTCTTGGCTTCTTACAAATCCGTAAGCTGCCTTTAGCGTTAAAGTGGATGATTCAGTCGGAAGAAGAAGGCGATGGCGAAGTTTCCAGCTTTGCGGCCTTATGTACGGCTTTAAGTGCTACTATTGGGACTGGTAATATTGTCGGCGTTGCAACGGCGGTCACGGCAGGCGGTCCGGGGGCAGTTTTCTGGATTAATTTAGCAGCCATCTTTGGGATGGCTACGAAATATGCCGAAGGTCTTTTAGCTATTAAGTTTAGGACTGTTGATGCAGATGGTCATGCTTTAGGCGGTCCGTTCTATTATATTGAAAAAGGGATGGGCAAACAGTTTAAGTTCTTAGCGAAAATCTTTGCCTTCTTTGGTGTTTGCGTCGGTTTATTTGGCTCCGGCACTTTTACTCAGGTCAATGGGATCTCGAGTGCGGTCAATAACTTCTTTGATCCACATAATGCGCATTTGGTGCATATTCCTGGTCTTGGCAGTTATAGTATTTCGGTTGTCATTGCCTCACTTGTCTTAACGCTTTGCGTGGCTTTAGTATTAGTTGGCGGACTTCAGCGTATTGCCAATGTGTCATTAATTGTGGTACCGTTCATGGCTATTTTATATGCTGGCTGTGTCATTGTCTTAATGATGACCAATGCGACAGCGCTGCCAGCAGCTATTCGTGAAATTGTCGTCGGCGCTTTTAATCCTCGTGCCGTTACGGGCGGGGCAATAGGTTCGATGATCATCGTTATGCAGAAAGGGATTGCTCGTGGTATTTTCTCTAATGAAGCGGGATTAGGCTCTGCGCCGATTGCGGCCGCAGCAGCCAAGACGAAGGAACCGGTACGTCAGGGTTTAGTCTCGATGACGGGGACTTTTATTGATACTATTGTTATTTGTACGATGACGGGCATTTCTATTGTCTTAACCGGTGCCTGGAAAGTCAAAGGTTTAGAAGGGGTCGCTGTCACCACTTATGCGTTTACCAAAGGTTTACCATTTAGTGCCAGCGTTGCGAGCTGCTTATTAATGTTATGCTTAGTGTTTTTTGCCTTTACTACTATTTTAGGCTGGAACTACTATGCGGAACGCTGCTTGGAATATCTGACAAATAATTCAAAACTGGCTTTAAATGTATTCAAAGCCTTCTACATCCTCAATGTCTTTATTGGCCCTTATATGAGTATTTCTGCCGTTTGGACAATTGCGGATATCTTCAATGGTCTCATGGCTATTCCAAATATGATTGCGGTCATTTCTTTAAATGGCGTGATTGTCGCAGAGACAAAGCGTTTCTTTGCCAGTTATCGTTCGGCCGCAATTGAAGAATATGAAAGTTAA